The genomic DNA GTATTAAAGAAAATAGGGATTTGATTGGACAAAATAGATCACTTATTGAAAAAAATAAACACGATATCGAAAAAAATACAAAAGACATCATAACAAATGTTGAAAAAGTAGATATCGATTTGGAAGACTAAAATTTCTGATTTCTTATCTCGGCTATTAATAAATTTGCTAGAATTTTTTATTTAAGATTTTAGCAAATTATTTTTTATTTGAAAATTTTATATTTATTGTATTCTTCAGCTAGTAAAAGTTATGTATGTATTTCTTATGGGCGCATGTATAAAAAATTTATAGTTTTTGAAGAAGAATCTTAATTTTTAAAAAAATAAATCAAGATTTTATGCATCAAGCTGCTTCATTAAAAGCACAAGCCCTATTCTATCCTTTACATTTAGCTTACTATAAATCGAGCTTGTATGTGCTTTGACTGTTCTTAGTGTAATACCTGTTTTTTCTGAAATTTCATTATTTGTTAGACCCTGATAGATTAAATCTGCAATTTCTCTTTCCCTTGAACTAAGCTCAGAGAGATCAGTCCTTTTATCTGCCTTTTCACTTTCACTATTAATATATGAGCCGCTTAGCTCACTAATCATTGCCTGAACAAATTCTTGGTAAAGCCATATATTTCCATTAAAAATAGTTTCAAAAGCATCTTCAAAGTGAGTCTTTCTCATGTGGGAATTTGCATAGCCCTTGATTCCAAGTGTAAGCAGATGCTTGCCTTCGTTTATCGTTGGTCTATTTGAGAGTATGAGTATTTTTATATTTGGTGACTTTTCAATTATATTTTTTATAACATCATCAATATTATCTTTAAAAACATCAATATCAATGCCTATAATATCAACATTGTCATTTATATGAGAAAAAAACTCTTTTCTATTATGTATAAATTTCACATCGCTATTGCCAGTAAAATAGCTTCTCCAAATATTGTTTAATGCACTATTTTGTGTAAATAAAATAACTTGCATTACCTTTCCTTGGATTATTTATATAATTCTTTCATAAATTTTTTTACTATTTATAAAGAATTCTATATAACGACTTTCGCCATTTTTGTGCATCTTGTAATCTATTGATGAGAAAAATTTAGTAACCACTGAGGATTTTTCTTCTAAAAAAATAGTCATTTCAAAAAAATCTTGTGATATAGCATATTTATAAGGAGTATTTAAATTTAAAATTCCAGGATCAAAGTCAAATTTATCCAAACTCTGGTCAAAGCCTTTTATTAAAATTTTAATGTTTCTTACTATATCATCTTGAATTTTTATATTTTCAAATAGTTTTTTATGTCTACAAGTAACATCT from Campylobacter concisus includes the following:
- a CDS encoding DUF5416 family protein, whose amino-acid sequence is MGKIAFYDKKFGEYDIEKFQNLQNFYLIKDDYCCDIVNDEIERFKFSDCEIEFLQLVDVTCRHKKLFENIKIQDDIVRNIKILIKGFDQSLDKFDFDPGILNLNTPYKYAISQDFFEMTIFLEEKSSVVTKFFSSIDYKMHKNGESRYIEFFINSKKIYERII
- a CDS encoding response regulator transcription factor, with the protein product MQVILFTQNSALNNIWRSYFTGNSDVKFIHNRKEFFSHINDNVDIIGIDIDVFKDNIDDVIKNIIEKSPNIKILILSNRPTINEGKHLLTLGIKGYANSHMRKTHFEDAFETIFNGNIWLYQEFVQAMISELSGSYINSESEKADKRTDLSELSSREREIADLIYQGLTNNEISEKTGITLRTVKAHTSSIYSKLNVKDRIGLVLLMKQLDA